The genome window CGCGGGGCTGCCCCACGGAACCGGGGTTCAGAATCAGCTTCGGGCGGAGTGTGATCGTCTTATCGGGTTTAACATGTTCCAACGTCACACGGTCATTGTTTTCATCCCTGGCAAACATACACTGGATGTGTGAATGTCCTACAAAACACCAGGGTGTATCGAAATGATCGAAGTTGAGCCGCGCGGATAGTGAATTCAAAATATATTCCCACAACGGGTCGCGCGGACTTCCATGCGCCATGGTCGCTTCACCGCGGACTTTTATTTTGGAGGGAAGCGCGCGCATGAAATCCATGTTGCTGGCGGTCAAAACCTTTTCATGATATTCGAGCGAGCGGCGCGCCTCGCCATTGAAGGTTTCAAGCGGCATCTTGCCGGTCACTGCCACGTCATGGTTGCCAAGCAGGCAGGTGAGGTTTGGAATGTCCCGCACCTCCTCCACAACGGCATTCGGGTCGGGACCATAGCCGACCAGATCGCCCAAACACCAGGTTTCATCCACGGCGCCGGCCTCCTTCAAGACCGCTTGAAGCGCCGTGTAATTCGCATGAATATCCGACATGACCAAAACGCGCATGTTTACTCCAACAGCCTTGCTGTATGTTCGATGATTTTTTCAGCCGCTTCGGCCTTGCTCATCAACGGCAGGCTTTCCTTCGTCCCATCCGCAAACAACAGGGTAATGCGGTTTGTTTCAACGGCAAAGCCCGAGTCGTTTGCAGAGATGTCGTTGGCGGCGATGAGATCCAAACCCTTGGATTGTAACTTTTCAGATGCGTTTTCGAGCAGGGCTTGACTCTCCGCCGCGAACCCCACCATGACTTTGAAACGCTTCTTGCCTGACCCGACACCTGATACTGTTTTAAGAATATCCGGCGCCGCCTCAAGTTCGATCCGCGGAATGCCATCCCGTTTTTTTAGTTTGTCTTTGGCAATGGTCTTCGGGCGGAAGTCCGCCGCCGCCGCCGTCATGATGAGCGCATCCGCGGATTCGTTCAACAGGGCATCCAACATCTCCTGCACGCTTTTCACGCGGACGACGCGCGTGCCGACAGGCGGAGTCAACGCGGTGGGCGTGGTGATCAGGCATACCTCCGCGCCTGCATCCATGGCGGCCTGGGCGAGCGCGTAGCCTTGTTTTCCCGAGGAATGATTCGTGATCACGCGGACCGGGTCAATGGCTTCCTGTGTCCCACCCGCGGTGACGATGATTTTTTTGCCTGCGAGTTTTCCATTCTTCCCAAGGGCCGCCCGGATATGACCGAGCACTTCCGCAGGTTCGATCATGCGTCCCACGCCTGAAAGCCCCGAAGCGAGGTGCCCTGCCGCGGGTCCAGCAACCAGCACGCCGCGGGAGCGAAGCGTGGCGAGATTCTCCTGCGTGGCGGGGTGCTCGAACATCCCGCCGTCCATGGCAGGCGCGATCAGGATCGGACAACTCGCCGCGAGTGCAGTGACGGTTAATAGATTATCTGCAATGCCGTGCGCGAGTTTTGCCATCGTATCCGCCGTGCAGGGCGCGATGACGAGCATATCTGCTGTCTTGCCAAAACTGACATGCAGGACATGTGCTTCGTTGCCCCAAAGGTCTTGATCGGTGTAGGCACGCCGCCCCGTAACGGATTGAAAGGTGAGTGGTGTGACGAATTTTTCCCCCGCACCTGTCAGAAGTACATCCACCCGTGTCCCCGCCTGGGCGAGCCTGGAAGCCAGGTCTGCCGCCTTGTACGCGGCAATGGACCCTGTGACGCCAAGAAGGATGTGTTTGTCGGAAAGGATGGGCATATCGGGGTGATTATACTGCCACATACAGAATCCATCATGGAATTGGACTGATGGAGAAGAAGACAAGGACGGGATGATCAATCGAGTTAATTTTGCAGTATTCTTCATTGACATTCCAAATCCCCTCAGGTAGAATACGGTTCGCCTTGTCCCGCATGGCGCGGGATAAAAAATCTGGGCCTGTAGCGCAGTTGGGAGCGCGCCTCAATCGCACTGAGGAGGTCAGGGGTTCGAATCCCCTCAGGTCCACTATAAGGCGGAAAAATAATCAGGGCCCATAGCGCAGTTGGGAGCGCGTCTCAATGGCATTGAGAAGGTCGAGGGTTCGAATCCCTCTGGGTCCACCTTCTTAGCTGACAGCCAAAAGCGAATAGCTAAAGGTCACAACAGGAGTAGTAGGTCATCCCGTCAGCGAGTTGGGAGAGTGAGGTGAAAGCCCAACGCCAGTGTCCACGGGAACGCATCTCCCCTACAGGGGATGATAAGGCTGAACTCGCCTGTTATCTCGAAAGAGGACTGCGCTGGTGAACCATAGTAGTCAGCGCCGGGAATGCCCGTTACAGCAACCAAAGTGACGTTAGCAGGTTTGAACGTTGAAACGTTTGAACGTTCCAGCTTGAAAACGTAATCCGGGTGGTACCGCGGAGACCTGTCCTGAGCATGTCGAAGGAGAACTCTTCGTCCCTGATGTGGATGAAGGGTTTTTTTGTTTGGACGGAGGACGACAGACTGTGGGCGATGGTCCCTTGTCCTCGGTCCATGGTCAATTGGAAGGAGGCACGCATGAACATCAAAAGAAATTTCTGGAAGCAGGGTCCGCTCCTTGCAGGTCTTCTTTTTGATTCCGCTGTCTTGTAGGTCAGGCTTTTAGCCTGACAGATTTTCAACAACAAATACATGGCGGCTTGAAAACCCGCCCTACGAATTGAGAGGCAAGAATGGCTGCTGCAAAAAAGAAAACCGAAACAAAAACGAAAACCGCGACCAAAAAGGCTGTGAAAACGACAAAGGCAAAGACGGCTCCGAAGACAAAGACAACGAAAAAATCCGCGCCGAAGGCGAAGACTGTCAAGAAGCCCATTGAGAAAAAGAGCAGGGCGGTCAAATCAAAGGCAGTGAAGAAGAGTGCCCCCGCCAAATCAAAGGCGGTAAAGAAGACGACGAGGAAAACCGTTATCTCGAAGGCGATCATCCCTGCGCCGAGCGGAGCCATCATGCCTGTGACCGAGAAGCCGAAAGCGGTCGTCCCGCTGGAAAAGAAGCCAAGCGCGATCCAGCCTGTGGTGAAGGCAGAAAAAACCTCAAAGGACAAATCCTTCAATCCGCAGGCCTTTGAGAAGAAATGGCAGACGAAATGGGAGGCGGATGGGCTGTACCGCTCTGTCGTGGACAACAACAAGCCCAAGCATTATGCGCTGACCATGCTGCCTTATCCCAGCGGCGACCTGCATATCGGCCACTGGTATGCAATAACGCCGTCCGATTCACGCGCGCGTTTCAAACGGATGCAGGGATACAACGTTCTATTCCCAATGGGATTCGACGCGTTCGGTTTGAATGCGGAGAATGCCGCCATCAAGGACGGCATCCACCCGATGAAGCGTACCTTCGCGAACATCGAACGGATGCGTAAACAGATGAGATCCATGGGTGCGATGTTCGATTGGGGGCGCGAAGCGGTCTCTGCCGACCCCAGTTACTACAAATGGACGGAATGGTTCTTCATCCAGTTGTACAAGGCAGGGCTGGCGTACCGCAAGATGTCGCCCGTGGATTTTTGCCCAAACTGCAATACGACTTTGGCACGCGAGCAGGTTTGGGGCGAGAACCGCGTCTGCGAACGCTGCGGCACGCCTGTCATCAAAAAGGCGCTGGAGCAATGGTTCTTCAAAGCCACGAAATATGCCGATGAACTGTTAAACTTTGATGGTTTGGACTGGCCCGAGCGTGTCAAGACCCTGCAAACGAATTGGATCGGACGAAGCGAAGGCGCGTCTGTAATTTTCAAAACTGAAGCCGGCGAAGACATCGAAATATTCACCACCCGTCCCGACACTCTGTGGGGCGCGACCTTCATGGTCTTCTCGCCTGAGCATCCGTTGGTGGATAAGATCACCACGCCGGAGCATAAAGCCGCCCTCGAAGAATACAAGGTGCTGGCCGCGCGTCAATCGGATATAGAGCGCGAAGCCGTGGACAGGGAAAAGACGGGTGTCTTTACAGGCGGCTATGCCATCAATCCCGTCAATAACGAACGTATCCCGATCTGGATCGCGGATTATGTCTTGATGAGTTATGGCACGGGCGCGATCATGGCTGTACCTGCGCACGATGAACGCGATTTCGCATTTGCCCGAAAGTATGACCTGCCCATCGTCGAGGTGATCAAGCCCGAGGGCGAAGGGGCGACTCATGAGTCGCCCTTACAAGCCGCATACATCGGCGAGGGCGTCATGGTCAACTCCGATCAATTCAACGGCACGAAAGTCAACAATGAAAAGGGTCGGAAGAATCCTGGCATCAGCGCGGTGATTGACTGGCTGGAGGAAAAGGGCATCGGCAAAGAGTCGGTGAATTATCGTTATCGTGATTGGTTGATCAGCCGCCAACGTTATTGGGGCGCGCCAATTCCGATGATCCATTGTGACGTGCATGGCTGGAACCCCGTCCCCGACGATCAACTGCCTGTGACCCTGCCCGAAGATGTGGCTTGGAAGCCGACGGGTGAAAGCCCGCTGAAATTACACCCGACGTGGAAGGATACAACCTGTCCCGTGTGCGGCGGACTCGCCACGCGCGAAACCGACACAATGGATACCTTCATGTGCTCGTCGTGGTATCACCTGCGTTACCTGTCGCCGAACTACGATAAGGGTCCGTTCGACGAAGCTGAATACAACTACTGGATGCCCGTCGATACCTACACTGGCGGCATCGAACACGCCACCATGCATCTGCTGTACACACGTTTCTTCCACAAGGCATTGCGCGACATGGGCATCACCGAGGGCAACGAGCCGATGATGCAACTGCGCAACCAGGGCATGGTGCTGGCCGAGGACAATAGCAAGATGTCCAAGAGCCGCGGCAACGTGGTCGCACCCGACATGCTGGTGAATAAGTACGGCGCGGACACGGTGCGCGCCTACATCATGTTCTTCGCGCGTTGGGAGATGGGCGCGCCGTGGGATTCTCAGGGCATCGAAGGGACAGCGCGCTGGATGCGCCGCGTGTGGACCTTGTTCACCGATCCAACTCCGCCCGGGTCTGCTTCCGACGAAACGAGGAAGAATCTACGCCGACGCGTTCACCAGACCCTGCGCAAAGTAACAGGCGACTTCGAGAACTTCGAGTTCAATACGATCATTTCGTCATTGATGGAATTGATGAACGAAATGTACAAGGCGCATGAATCAGGCGCGGCTGGCACAGAGGAATGGAAGGAAGCCCGGGAAATCTATTTGAAGATGATGGCTCCTGTCGCGCCGCACATCGCCGAAGAACTGTGGAGTAATCAGCTGGGCAAGCCATATTCGATCCATCAGCAACCGTGGCCCAAATTCGAGGAATCCGCTGCGAAGGAAGACTCCATGGAAATCCCCATCCAGATCAACGGCAAAGTGCGCGACCGCATCATCGTCGCGGCTGACGCGAGCGAAGAGGAGATCAAATCCTCTGCACTGGCTTCCGAAGTCATCCAGAAATATCTGGAGGGCAAAGAGCCGAGAAAAGTGATTGTGGCGAAGGGGAAATTGGTGAGTATTGTGATTTAGGAGTGGAAAGTAATGAGCAGGAGCGGACATTTATGTCCGCTCCTTTTTGTTCGATCCTCTCCACGGCTTCAAGCGTGGTATCCATCTGGGAACACTGGCTTTGTATTCGAGGTACCTTTCCCCAAATCGTTTTTCCAACCCCGGCTCCTCTGAAAATATAAAGTAGACGTGGTTGACCAGCAGGAAAACCCCCGCCCAGAGAGCCATGATCCACGATCCCCAGAATAACGCCTGGCCGATCAACATCATCGCCACCCCGCTGATCATTGGGTTGCGGACATGGCGGTACGGACCGACGATGACAAGTTTTTGCGTCGGATCCCAGGGAGCCAGGGTCCCCTGTCCCACAATAGTGAACAGACTTGTGCACCACAGGAGCAGCAGTAGACCGATCCAGACGGAGAAGGCTCCCGCGATGAAACCTGTCCAGGTCATGGATGTCATCCCAACCCAGCGGGTATCATACCCTGCAAAGCCATTAAACAGCCACGCAGGAATTACGATCACCACCATGAACGGCAGTAATAGAACAGACAGGGTGTGTCTCAGGGTATTGAGCATGATGCAGAAGTATAGCAGGAATGAACCTTCCCCGCTTCATACGTCCGGGCGTTTTTTGCAGGATTTTGAACTGCCTGATTTTAAATTTTCTCCATTTTCCTTGATGCACTTCATGCAAATTCAGATACAATCGGGTTATTTCATTGTCGATTGGAGATGCTATGCGTGATCCTGAAACAAACGCAGATTTCGATGTGCCGCCGTCCTTCGATACGGAGATAGACATCGAGGCTGTTGAAAAAGCCGTTCATTCCATGCTGACCGCGTTTGGTGAAGACCCGCAGCGGGAGGGCTTGAAAAATACGCCCAACCGTGTGGCCCGCATGTATCCTGAACTATTGAGCGGCTATCGTGCAGACCCGATAAAGCTGGTCAATAGTGCGCTTTTCACTGTTGATTATGATGACATGGTTATTGTGCGTGACATTGAATTTTACAGCCTGTGCGAGCATCACATGCTGCCTTTCCTCGGACGCGCCCATGTCGCCTACATCCCCCGCGGACAGGTGATCGGTCTTTCCAAGATTCCCCGCATCGTGGATGTGTACGCCCGCCGCCTGCAGGTGCAGGAACGCATGACCCGTCAGATCGCGGATTTCATCAACAACCTGCTAAAGCCGCAAGGCGTTGCGGTTGTGGTGGAAGCCCTGCATTTGTGCTCCATGATGCGCGGCGTGAAGAAACACGATGCGCGCATGACCACATCCACCATGCTCGGGAGTTTTCGCACCAAGATTGCCACGCGCGAGGAATTTTTGGACAATATCTCGCGTGGAGCGGGTCCGCTTAAGATATAGCCACATCTTCCCGCTTCTTGATCCACACGCGGCTTTGAAACTGTTGCGCCACTTTGGCAAGAGACAGGCCTCTAGCCGGGTGCTGGAAGTCCGGCAACAATTCTGCCAGTGGTATGATCACGAAGGCATACTCCCAGAAATCCGTGTTGAGCGGCGTTTCATCATACAGTTCGATATCGATGTCAATGGTGCGCGGGGCGTTCTTCTCCGCACTGCGGATGCGCGCCAGCTTGGCTTCGATCGGGCGGATGATCTGTTCCTTCAATTCAACAGGCCCTAGATCAGTAAGGAATAATACACAGGCGTTCAGGAAATTCGGTCCGTCGAAACCAACCGACTCAGATTCCCAAACGCTGGATACAGATTCGACCCGGCCGGCCTGCCGCAGCAGGTGCATTGCCTTCGGAAGGTTGCTTTCTGCTTGAATATTGGAGCCAAGGCTGAGATAGGCGCGATGCAGGTCAGTCATCCCGCTTGCGTTCGATTTCCACACCGACGGATCGGGCAAAGCGCACCGCGCCGGGTTTTTCCACGCGCACGATGGCTTTTCGCACCCCGTTTTGTTCCAGGCAGATTTTTATCAGGTCATTTGCCAGCGCCTCCACGGTCAGCCGTGCGGCTGTTTCTGCATGTGCCTGTATCTTTTTTGCCAGCGTGCTGTAATCCACGCAGTCTTTGATATCGTCACTTTCGGCGGCGCAGGCCGTATCCGAAAAAACGGTGACATTGATCAAAATATCCTGCGGCTTCTTGCGCTCCCAATCATTCACGCCGATAATCCCGCGCACGAGCAGGTCTTTGATGAAGGTTTTATCCATGGATTCTCCTGAAATGCTCTGGGTTGGGCAGCTTGCTGCTCGGTTATCCATCCACAAGCTGACGAACTCCAGAATTAAACCAAGTGCCTTCCGCCATCCACGTGGATGATCTCGCCGGTGATGTAGGCGGGACCGGCCAACAGGAAGATTAATGCATGACCGGCCTCGCCCGCCTCGCTCCACCGTTTGGCTGGGACATGTTCGATGATCCCTTCCCCCGCTGAGGGATTGCCTGCAGGGTTGGTATCTGCCGGAGGGAGGATCGCACCAAGCGCAAGTCCGTTGACGGTGATGCGCGGGGCTAATGCAACCGCGAGCGATTTGGTCATTGCGGCGAGTGCGGCTTTGCTGACGGTGTAGGGGAAGTGGTCCGCGCCGGGGCGCAAGGCGCGCCAATCCAATATGTTCACGATGCGGCCCTCATTCGCATGCCTGGAAAATTCCCGGCTTAATAGAAACGGCGCGGTCAGGTTGATGTTCATGTGATGCTGCCAGTCTGTGAGCGTTGTGCTGTTGAAGGAGAGCGGTTCGAAGATGGCGGCACTGTTGACCAGCGCGTAGAGCGGGGAAAATTCATTCGCCTGGGAAATGAGTCTCGAAACAGAATCAGGTGTCCCGAAGTCTGAGGCGAGGATGTGGGCCTTGCGCCCAAGGGATTGGATCTCATCCCGCACTTGTTTTGCCTCTTCCTCCGAATGAGCGTAATGGAGGATGAGATCGGCGCCGGCGCGGGCGCAGGCAAGCGCGAAGAGACGTCCCACACGGCGGGCGGCGCCGGTGATGAGGATGGTTTTTCCATTCAGGTCGTTCATCTTTTTGATTGTATCATTATCAATTTTGACCGTGTTTATCATATTCTTGACTTCCCTTTTTGGAGGTGATAATATCCCCCTGCATCGTTGCAGGCCTCACCGATGTTTTGCGTTTCCCAAGCCTCTGTAGAGAAAGGTGCAATCGTATGACCAAAAGCCAAACCCCGCCAATCTATACGGGTGATATCGCCGAACAGCATATCGACCCGTCCCGGGAATATTCCGCTGAAAACCAGGAGATCGTTTTTTCCGGCGAGCAGCATGCGATCTGGGCGGACTTGTATGACGGGGTTTATCAACCCTACCTGCTGGAACATATCTGCCAGGAATGGAATACGGGGATGGATTTGCTGCAGCTCGACCCGTCGGGCATCTCGACGGTGGCGCATCTTAATGAACGCATCACACCGCGCACGGGCTGGCACATCGAGCGGACGGTCGTCCGCTACACGCTTGCAGATGACTGGTATAAGAAATTCGCCCAGCGCGTGTTCCTGATCACCGATTATCTGCGCACCCGCGACCAGATGGAGTTCACGCCGGAACCGGATATGTTCCATGACATCTTTGGTCACCTGCCGTTTCTCACGCAGGAGTTCTATGCGCGCATCGAGGACAAATTCGCGCCGGCCTACATGAAGGCGACCGCGGAAGAGCGGGAGGTGATCAAGCGTCTGGCCTGGTACAGCACCGAGTTCGGCCTGATCGTGCAGGACAACCGCTTCAAGGTCTTTGGCGCGGGCATTATTTCGGGGCGCAAGGAACTTACCCGCACGATCATGGAGTTCTACCGCCTTGGGCGCGACAATGTGATCGATTTCTCACGCCCGGTCTTCGCGCAATTGCAGGCGCATTTCCTCGCCAGCAAGGCCAACCTGCACCGCATCATCGACGGGGTGAACGCGCTTCACACAAAGGGACAGATGTCCTCCGCGGATGAAGGCTGGAATGTCGTCCTCGGGCTGTATAAGAGTTTGAACATCAAGCAGGAGGGCATGTTCGGCGGCGAAGTCATCATTGCGCCGTTCGATATCGAGACCATCGCCCGCATCCCGAAAACGGTCTATGCCTTCAATCCCATGCTTTTCGTTTGTGAATCGCTCGATCGAATGGACGAATTGCTCGATTCGTACCTGAAACCGATCGCAGATCGAGCGTAACATCAAGAGCCAGCAGACCGCCGGCGGCGGACGGTGGTCTGCCTTTTTTCGGGACCCGCCGCCTGCTCAACCACCATTCTGTAATGACATTCCGAAATCTCCCCTCCATCCAAAAACTTCTCATCGCCGGCCTGGGCTTCGCCTTTCTCAGCCTTTGCGCGCTGATCGGCTGGGCAATTCTTATCGTGGCACAGGAACCTGTGGGAACGCCGACCCCTGCGATGGCCTTATTTGTTTTGGAGACTCCCACGCTTCAAATCCCTGATTCCCCAACCGACTCTGCGACGCCTCCCCCCACACTTGAACTGATTCAAACCTCCGAACAGATCCCCGCACCCCAGCCGATTTACAACGACGCCCCGCCTCCGGCCGGAAAGATCGCCTTCGCCTGTTATGTCAAACAGATCGACCAGATCTGCCTGCTCAACGCGGATGGCAGCGGCCGCAAACAACTCACCAATCTCAAAGCCACCGCTTTCTATCCGTCTGTATCCCCTGATGGGCAGACTATCTACTTCTCCTCACGCGATAGCGGGACATTTGAGATCTATTCGATTGACATCAACGGGAATGATCTAAAAAAACTGACGGACGATATCGGCGCACTGTATGCGCCTGAAATGTCCCCGAATGGCGAATGGATCGTCTTTACCAACCACGGCAAGGGACTGTGGCTGATGAGACCGGACGGCAAAAACCCGCATGCGTTGACCACAAGGGATGATATCGACCCGTCCTGGTCGCCCGACGGTTCGATGATCGCCTTTGCCTCCTCACGAGCCGGCGCGCGCCAGTTATTTGTCATGAACGCGGACGGGACGAACATTCAGCAGGTGACCGACCTCAATAACATGGGCGGACGCAACACCTGGTCCCCCGATGGCACCCAGCTTGCCTTCTACCGCGGATCGCAGGGCGACCGGGACATCTACATCATCAACATTGACGGCACAGGCCTGGTCAAGCTGACGAATGGCGGCGATAATCTCGCCCCCTCCTGGTCGCCCGATGGGGAGTGGATCGCCTTCACATCCTTTCGTGACGAGAACAACGAGATCTACGTCATGCGCCCCGACGGCTCGGGCGTTACCCGCCTGACCAACAGTCCCATCTCCGATTGGCAGCCGAGGTGGGGGCGGTAAGCGCGAAAGCGGTCCGGCCCTTTACAGTTTCTCATAAACCATCCTGCAACTTTTCCCCTTCCCCGCCTGTATTACACTATAGCCATGACTCCGCCCACCGACCGCGACCTGATCCTGCGCGCCCGTCGCGGCGAAGCGGATGCCTACGGCGACCTCGTGGCACGCCACCAAACGGGCGTGTTCAACGTCTGCTACCGTATCCTGCACAACCGCAGCGACGCCGAAGACCTCGCCCAGGAGACCTTTATCCGCGCCCTCGACCGCCTGCACACCTTCGACCTCGAACGCGAATTCAGCCCGTGGATCCGCCGCGTCGCCGCCAACTTGTGCCTGAATTTCATCGAGTCACTCAAGCCCGCCGCCGCATTGGACGAGGAACGGGATGCCGATGAAAGTCAACGACCCGAGAAGCAGACCGAGGTCAAGGAAAGAAGCGAACAGATCCGCAGCGCACTCGCGTCCCTGCCGCCGCATTATCGCA of Anaerolineales bacterium contains these proteins:
- the folB gene encoding dihydroneopterin aldolase — protein: MDKTFIKDLLVRGIIGVNDWERKKPQDILINVTVFSDTACAAESDDIKDCVDYSTLAKKIQAHAETAARLTVEALANDLIKICLEQNGVRKAIVRVEKPGAVRFARSVGVEIERKRDD
- a CDS encoding metallophosphoesterase family protein gives rise to the protein MRVLVMSDIHANYTALQAVLKEAGAVDETWCLGDLVGYGPDPNAVVEEVRDIPNLTCLLGNHDVAVTGKMPLETFNGEARRSLEYHEKVLTASNMDFMRALPSKIKVRGEATMAHGSPRDPLWEYILNSLSARLNFDHFDTPWCFVGHSHIQCMFARDENNDRVTLEHVKPDKTITLRPKLILNPGSVGQPRDRDPRAAFAIYDSEAQTWTPRRAVYNIAEVQERIREVGLPEKHAVRIAEGW
- a CDS encoding DPP IV N-terminal domain-containing protein, giving the protein MTFRNLPSIQKLLIAGLGFAFLSLCALIGWAILIVAQEPVGTPTPAMALFVLETPTLQIPDSPTDSATPPPTLELIQTSEQIPAPQPIYNDAPPPAGKIAFACYVKQIDQICLLNADGSGRKQLTNLKATAFYPSVSPDGQTIYFSSRDSGTFEIYSIDINGNDLKKLTDDIGALYAPEMSPNGEWIVFTNHGKGLWLMRPDGKNPHALTTRDDIDPSWSPDGSMIAFASSRAGARQLFVMNADGTNIQQVTDLNNMGGRNTWSPDGTQLAFYRGSQGDRDIYIINIDGTGLVKLTNGGDNLAPSWSPDGEWIAFTSFRDENNEIYVMRPDGSGVTRLTNSPISDWQPRWGR
- a CDS encoding SDR family oxidoreductase is translated as MINTVKIDNDTIKKMNDLNGKTILITGAARRVGRLFALACARAGADLILHYAHSEEEAKQVRDEIQSLGRKAHILASDFGTPDSVSRLISQANEFSPLYALVNSAAIFEPLSFNSTTLTDWQHHMNINLTAPFLLSREFSRHANEGRIVNILDWRALRPGADHFPYTVSKAALAAMTKSLAVALAPRITVNGLALGAILPPADTNPAGNPSAGEGIIEHVPAKRWSEAGEAGHALIFLLAGPAYITGEIIHVDGGRHLV
- the coaBC gene encoding bifunctional phosphopantothenoylcysteine decarboxylase/phosphopantothenate--cysteine ligase CoaBC, which codes for MWQYNHPDMPILSDKHILLGVTGSIAAYKAADLASRLAQAGTRVDVLLTGAGEKFVTPLTFQSVTGRRAYTDQDLWGNEAHVLHVSFGKTADMLVIAPCTADTMAKLAHGIADNLLTVTALAASCPILIAPAMDGGMFEHPATQENLATLRSRGVLVAGPAAGHLASGLSGVGRMIEPAEVLGHIRAALGKNGKLAGKKIIVTAGGTQEAIDPVRVITNHSSGKQGYALAQAAMDAGAEVCLITTPTALTPPVGTRVVRVKSVQEMLDALLNESADALIMTAAAADFRPKTIAKDKLKKRDGIPRIELEAAPDILKTVSGVGSGKKRFKVMVGFAAESQALLENASEKLQSKGLDLIAANDISANDSGFAVETNRITLLFADGTKESLPLMSKAEAAEKIIEHTARLLE
- the folE gene encoding GTP cyclohydrolase I FolE, which translates into the protein MRDPETNADFDVPPSFDTEIDIEAVEKAVHSMLTAFGEDPQREGLKNTPNRVARMYPELLSGYRADPIKLVNSALFTVDYDDMVIVRDIEFYSLCEHHMLPFLGRAHVAYIPRGQVIGLSKIPRIVDVYARRLQVQERMTRQIADFINNLLKPQGVAVVVEALHLCSMMRGVKKHDARMTTSTMLGSFRTKIATREEFLDNISRGAGPLKI
- the leuS gene encoding leucine--tRNA ligase, giving the protein MAAAKKKTETKTKTATKKAVKTTKAKTAPKTKTTKKSAPKAKTVKKPIEKKSRAVKSKAVKKSAPAKSKAVKKTTRKTVISKAIIPAPSGAIMPVTEKPKAVVPLEKKPSAIQPVVKAEKTSKDKSFNPQAFEKKWQTKWEADGLYRSVVDNNKPKHYALTMLPYPSGDLHIGHWYAITPSDSRARFKRMQGYNVLFPMGFDAFGLNAENAAIKDGIHPMKRTFANIERMRKQMRSMGAMFDWGREAVSADPSYYKWTEWFFIQLYKAGLAYRKMSPVDFCPNCNTTLAREQVWGENRVCERCGTPVIKKALEQWFFKATKYADELLNFDGLDWPERVKTLQTNWIGRSEGASVIFKTEAGEDIEIFTTRPDTLWGATFMVFSPEHPLVDKITTPEHKAALEEYKVLAARQSDIEREAVDREKTGVFTGGYAINPVNNERIPIWIADYVLMSYGTGAIMAVPAHDERDFAFARKYDLPIVEVIKPEGEGATHESPLQAAYIGEGVMVNSDQFNGTKVNNEKGRKNPGISAVIDWLEEKGIGKESVNYRYRDWLISRQRYWGAPIPMIHCDVHGWNPVPDDQLPVTLPEDVAWKPTGESPLKLHPTWKDTTCPVCGGLATRETDTMDTFMCSSWYHLRYLSPNYDKGPFDEAEYNYWMPVDTYTGGIEHATMHLLYTRFFHKALRDMGITEGNEPMMQLRNQGMVLAEDNSKMSKSRGNVVAPDMLVNKYGADTVRAYIMFFARWEMGAPWDSQGIEGTARWMRRVWTLFTDPTPPGSASDETRKNLRRRVHQTLRKVTGDFENFEFNTIISSLMELMNEMYKAHESGAAGTEEWKEAREIYLKMMAPVAPHIAEELWSNQLGKPYSIHQQPWPKFEESAAKEDSMEIPIQINGKVRDRIIVAADASEEEIKSSALASEVIQKYLEGKEPRKVIVAKGKLVSIVI
- a CDS encoding sigma-70 family RNA polymerase sigma factor, coding for MTPPTDRDLILRARRGEADAYGDLVARHQTGVFNVCYRILHNRSDAEDLAQETFIRALDRLHTFDLEREFSPWIRRVAANLCLNFIESLKPAAALDEERDADESQRPEKQTEVKERSEQIRSALASLPPHYRIVVELRHYQELSYDEIAHELDIPLSDVKSHLFRARKLLAEKLHASD
- a CDS encoding isoprenylcysteine carboxylmethyltransferase family protein; the encoded protein is MLNTLRHTLSVLLLPFMVVIVIPAWLFNGFAGYDTRWVGMTSMTWTGFIAGAFSVWIGLLLLLWCTSLFTIVGQGTLAPWDPTQKLVIVGPYRHVRNPMISGVAMMLIGQALFWGSWIMALWAGVFLLVNHVYFIFSEEPGLEKRFGERYLEYKASVPRWIPRLKPWRGSNKKERT
- the folK gene encoding 2-amino-4-hydroxy-6-hydroxymethyldihydropteridine diphosphokinase; its protein translation is MTDLHRAYLSLGSNIQAESNLPKAMHLLRQAGRVESVSSVWESESVGFDGPNFLNACVLFLTDLGPVELKEQIIRPIEAKLARIRSAEKNAPRTIDIDIELYDETPLNTDFWEYAFVIIPLAELLPDFQHPARGLSLAKVAQQFQSRVWIKKREDVAIS